The Desulfotignum phosphitoxidans DSM 13687 genome has a window encoding:
- the clpX gene encoding ATP-dependent Clp protease ATP-binding subunit ClpX: MAKKDDTNDQFFCSFCGKNQKEVQKLIAGPSVYICNECIKLCGEIIEDEEKEKAAEIESTREFYVPKQIKAMLDSYVIEQDAAKKVLSVAVYNHYKRLTSRIEKPADDIEIQKSNILLIGPTGCGKTLLAQTLARFLDVPFAIADATALTEAGYVGEDVENIVLSLVQNADYDIERAQKGIIYIDEIDKISQRGDNPSITRDVSGEGVQQALLKIIEGTVASIPPKGGRKHPQQDYVKVDTSNILFICGGTFTGLEKIVERRILQKTMGFGAKIADRKQVNIGTLLEQLKPEDLIKFGLIPEFLGRLPVVTTIGELSEASLVKILTEPKNALVKQYQELFRIEGVDLQFTDEALEAMAKEAVIRKSGARGLRAIMEKTMLDIMYELPSKEDVKECVVGEEVVLKNEPPILLYEQPKKQA; this comes from the coding sequence ATGGCCAAAAAAGATGACACCAATGATCAATTTTTCTGCTCTTTCTGCGGGAAAAACCAGAAAGAAGTCCAGAAACTGATAGCCGGTCCCAGTGTCTATATCTGCAACGAATGCATCAAACTGTGTGGTGAAATCATTGAGGATGAAGAAAAGGAAAAAGCGGCTGAAATTGAAAGTACCAGAGAGTTTTATGTGCCCAAGCAGATCAAGGCAATGCTTGATTCCTATGTGATCGAGCAGGATGCAGCCAAAAAAGTGCTTTCTGTGGCAGTGTACAACCATTATAAACGCTTGACCTCCCGCATTGAAAAACCGGCGGATGACATTGAAATTCAGAAAAGCAATATTTTGTTGATCGGTCCGACGGGATGCGGTAAAACGCTTCTGGCCCAGACCCTTGCCAGATTTCTGGATGTGCCCTTTGCCATTGCCGATGCCACGGCTTTGACCGAAGCCGGTTACGTGGGCGAGGATGTGGAAAATATTGTTTTGTCTCTGGTTCAGAACGCGGACTATGATATTGAACGCGCCCAGAAGGGCATTATTTATATTGATGAGATCGATAAAATTTCCCAGCGGGGCGACAACCCTTCCATTACCCGGGATGTGTCCGGAGAAGGGGTCCAGCAGGCATTGTTGAAAATCATCGAAGGCACGGTGGCCAGCATTCCCCCCAAGGGCGGCAGAAAACATCCTCAGCAGGATTACGTCAAGGTGGATACCTCCAATATTCTTTTTATCTGCGGGGGCACGTTCACGGGACTGGAAAAAATCGTTGAGCGACGTATCTTGCAGAAAACCATGGGATTCGGTGCCAAGATCGCCGACAGAAAACAGGTGAATATCGGCACATTGCTGGAGCAGCTCAAGCCGGAAGATTTGATCAAGTTCGGACTGATCCCGGAATTTTTGGGACGGCTGCCCGTTGTCACCACCATCGGAGAACTTTCAGAAGCATCCCTGGTCAAGATTTTGACGGAACCCAAAAATGCGCTGGTGAAACAATACCAGGAACTGTTCAGAATCGAAGGGGTGGATCTCCAGTTTACGGATGAGGCCCTGGAAGCCATGGCCAAGGAAGCGGTGATCAGAAAATCGGGTGCCAGAGGATTGCGGGCCATTATGGAAAAGACCATGCTGGACATCATGTATGAACTGCCTTCCAAGGAAGATGTGAAAGAATGCGTGGTGGGAGAAGAAGTGGTATTGAAAAACGAGCCGCCGATTCTTTTGTATGAACAACCCAAAAAACAGGCCTGA
- the lon gene encoding endopeptidase La produces the protein MINISRLFNQDGSEYIKKTLPLVPLRDMVLFPFVTTSVFVGREKSIKSLSEAMAGEKKIFLTTQKDPEVLKPTIQDIFQVGTEAKITQLLRLPDGTVKALVEGACRGKIIKLSDERGFLTVDFIPVQEMPLSDAISKAALRTVLEAFEHYATLSGAVAKSFFKNLEILESDPSRYADAIAAQLPFKVTDKQQLLECTDIEKRFYLLLQLIQQETEVFAMSQKIKGRVKEQMEKLQKRHYLTEQMRAIKKEMGEDSESGEYAELETRIRKKRLPKEAAGVVRRELEKLKMMAPMSSEATVIRNYIDWMISLPWFRKNRAKNDLATAERILDQDHYGLKKPKERILEYLAVQMLIKKIKGPILCLVGPPGVGKTSLARSVASATGRSFARISLGGVRDEAEIRGHRRTYVGAMPGKLIQTIKKVGYSNPVLCLDEIDKMTADFRGDPSSALLEALDPEQNRHFNDHYMEVDYDLSEILFITTANTLFDIPAPLRDRMEIIQIPGYTQFEKAQIAKGFLIPKQIRENGLEQADVTFSDNAVQTIIQRYTREAGVRNLEREISSVIRKIATRIVRTKERKNYSVSTVSVMKYLGQPKFRNKPLEVEDKTGIVTGLAWTQAGGELLTIEAVTMPGKGRIMVTGKLGDVMKESSQAAVSYVRSRSKALGIHEDFYKDLDIHIHVPEGAIPKDGPSAGIAMCTAVVSILTGRPVYRNLAMTGEITLRGRVLPIGGVKEKLLAAHTHGIRKVVMSAENEKDIQEIPRSIQKQLDIVFVDDMSQVLAHALIQTDADSR, from the coding sequence ATGATCAATATTTCCAGATTGTTCAACCAGGACGGCTCCGAATATATCAAAAAAACATTGCCTCTGGTTCCGTTGCGGGACATGGTGCTGTTTCCTTTTGTCACCACCTCTGTTTTTGTGGGAAGAGAAAAATCCATTAAGTCTCTGTCCGAAGCCATGGCCGGAGAAAAAAAGATATTTCTCACCACCCAGAAAGATCCGGAGGTGCTTAAACCCACGATTCAGGATATTTTTCAGGTGGGAACCGAAGCCAAGATCACCCAGCTGCTTCGTTTGCCGGACGGAACGGTCAAGGCGCTGGTGGAAGGAGCCTGCCGGGGCAAAATTATTAAATTGAGCGATGAACGCGGTTTTCTGACGGTGGATTTTATTCCTGTACAGGAAATGCCCTTGTCTGACGCTATATCCAAAGCTGCATTGAGAACGGTTCTGGAAGCGTTTGAGCATTATGCGACCCTGTCCGGCGCAGTGGCCAAAAGTTTTTTTAAAAATCTGGAAATTCTGGAATCCGACCCGTCCCGGTATGCGGATGCCATTGCAGCCCAGTTGCCGTTCAAGGTGACGGACAAGCAGCAGTTGCTGGAATGCACGGATATTGAAAAGCGGTTCTATCTCCTGCTCCAGCTGATTCAGCAGGAGACCGAAGTGTTTGCCATGTCCCAGAAGATCAAGGGACGGGTAAAAGAACAGATGGAAAAACTCCAGAAACGCCACTATCTCACCGAGCAGATGCGGGCCATTAAAAAAGAGATGGGAGAAGACAGCGAATCCGGAGAATATGCTGAACTTGAAACCCGGATACGAAAGAAACGCCTGCCCAAAGAGGCGGCCGGGGTTGTCAGGCGGGAGCTGGAAAAGCTCAAGATGATGGCGCCCATGTCTTCGGAAGCCACAGTCATCAGAAATTACATCGACTGGATGATTTCCCTGCCTTGGTTTCGGAAAAACCGTGCGAAAAATGACCTGGCCACTGCAGAACGCATTCTGGATCAAGACCATTACGGCTTGAAAAAACCCAAAGAAAGAATTCTGGAATATCTGGCAGTGCAGATGCTGATCAAGAAAATCAAAGGACCGATCCTTTGCCTGGTGGGGCCTCCCGGTGTCGGAAAAACGTCTCTGGCAAGATCCGTGGCATCCGCCACCGGCCGATCGTTTGCCAGAATATCGCTGGGCGGGGTCCGGGATGAGGCGGAAATCAGAGGCCATCGCCGGACCTATGTGGGGGCCATGCCCGGCAAACTGATTCAGACCATCAAAAAAGTCGGGTACAGCAACCCGGTTTTGTGTCTGGATGAAATCGACAAGATGACCGCTGATTTCAGAGGAGATCCTTCTTCCGCGCTGCTTGAGGCCCTGGACCCGGAACAGAACCGGCATTTCAATGATCATTATATGGAAGTGGATTACGATCTGTCGGAAATCCTGTTCATCACCACGGCCAACACCCTGTTTGATATTCCGGCACCGCTGCGGGACAGAATGGAGATCATTCAGATTCCCGGATATACGCAGTTTGAAAAAGCGCAGATAGCCAAAGGGTTTCTGATTCCCAAGCAGATCAGAGAAAACGGGCTTGAACAAGCGGATGTGACTTTTTCGGATAATGCCGTTCAAACCATTATCCAGCGATACACCCGTGAAGCAGGGGTTCGGAATCTGGAACGGGAAATATCATCGGTCATCAGAAAAATTGCCACCCGGATCGTTCGCACCAAAGAACGTAAAAATTATTCTGTGAGTACGGTCAGTGTGATGAAATATCTGGGACAGCCCAAATTTCGCAACAAACCCCTGGAAGTGGAAGATAAAACCGGGATTGTGACCGGGCTTGCCTGGACCCAGGCCGGCGGCGAACTGCTGACCATTGAGGCGGTGACCATGCCGGGAAAAGGGCGCATCATGGTGACCGGTAAACTGGGGGATGTCATGAAAGAGTCGTCCCAGGCCGCTGTCAGCTATGTTCGCTCCCGAAGCAAAGCCCTGGGGATTCATGAGGATTTTTACAAGGACCTGGATATTCATATCCATGTGCCGGAAGGAGCCATCCCCAAGGACGGTCCGTCTGCCGGTATCGCCATGTGCACGGCCGTGGTCTCAATTTTAACAGGCCGTCCGGTTTACAGAAATTTGGCCATGACCGGCGAAATTACCCTCAGAGGCAGGGTACTGCCTATCGGCGGGGTCAAGGAAAAACTACTGGCGGCCCACACCCACGGGATTCGGAAAGTGGTGATGTCGGCGGAAAATGAGAAAGATATTCAGGAAATCCCCAGATCCATTCAAAAACAGCTGGATATCGTTTTTGTGGATGACATGAGCCAGGTGCTGGCACATGCCCTGATTCAAACTGACGCTGATTCCCGTTAA
- the rho gene encoding transcription termination factor Rho, with product MEPVSGYLEIMDKGFGFLREIDDNFQPRPENPYVPNSLIRKLNLREGSLIQGLGEKKDPRNPNLALVRVETINGLPFDEFAAIPMLQDQVSINPYERYVLTQNDEDTVGKALDIIVPIGMGQRGLIIAPPKSGKTFILRHMANSVVTNHPDANVFILLVDERPEEVTDFQRGLVNAHVLYSSADQQIGQHMRMTRLAMHTAIRCAEIGQDAVVFIDSLTRMTRAFNADTDSFGKTLSGGLGANAMEFPRKIFGAARKLENGGSLTIIATILVDTGSRMDEVIFQEFKGTGNMDLFLSRECAERRIWPAININQSGTRKEDLLMDSAAYEKIVDIRRKVAPMDEVSAMTSFISLLEDSDF from the coding sequence ATGGAACCTGTGTCAGGATATCTGGAAATTATGGATAAAGGGTTTGGATTTCTGCGGGAAATTGATGACAATTTTCAACCCCGCCCGGAAAACCCTTATGTGCCCAACAGCTTGATCCGCAAATTAAATCTGCGGGAAGGCAGCTTAATTCAGGGCCTGGGTGAAAAAAAAGACCCGAGAAACCCGAACCTGGCTTTGGTACGGGTTGAAACCATCAATGGGCTTCCTTTTGACGAATTTGCCGCCATTCCCATGCTTCAGGATCAGGTAAGCATCAATCCCTATGAACGATACGTACTGACTCAGAATGACGAAGATACGGTGGGAAAGGCACTGGATATCATCGTTCCCATCGGCATGGGACAGCGTGGATTGATCATTGCGCCGCCCAAATCCGGGAAAACCTTTATATTGCGCCATATGGCCAATTCAGTGGTCACCAATCATCCGGATGCCAATGTGTTCATCCTGCTGGTGGATGAACGGCCTGAAGAGGTCACCGACTTTCAGCGGGGACTGGTCAATGCCCATGTGTTATATTCATCCGCTGATCAGCAAATCGGCCAGCACATGAGGATGACACGCCTGGCCATGCATACCGCCATCCGATGTGCGGAAATCGGTCAGGATGCCGTGGTGTTCATCGATTCTTTGACCCGTATGACCCGGGCATTCAATGCAGATACGGACAGTTTCGGGAAAACGTTGTCCGGGGGTCTGGGCGCCAATGCCATGGAATTTCCCAGAAAAATATTCGGTGCGGCCCGAAAACTGGAAAACGGGGGCTCTTTGACCATCATCGCTACTATCCTGGTGGATACGGGCAGCCGCATGGATGAAGTCATATTTCAGGAATTCAAGGGCACCGGCAACATGGACCTGTTTCTGTCCCGGGAATGCGCCGAACGGCGAATCTGGCCGGCCATTAACATCAATCAGAGCGGCACAAGAAAAGAAGACCTGCTCATGGATTCGGCCGCCTATGAAAAAATTGTAGATATTCGCAGAAAAGTGGCCCCCATGGACGAAGTGTCCGCCATGACGTCATTCATTTCTCTTCTGGAAGATTCAGATTTTTAA
- the leuB gene encoding 3-isopropylmalate dehydrogenase, with translation MNHIAVLPGDGIGPEIMEQAVKVLDRAGQLYGFKLEYEYADVGGAAIDSHNKALPSATLALCEASDAILFGSVGGPKWEHLPPEQQPERGALLPLRKHFDLYCNLRPARVFSSLAAASPLRADIVQNGFDILCVRELTGGIYFGEPKGRKGTGKDEYAFDTMVYSRFEIERIARMAFEAARQRRKRVTSIDKANVLFSMVLWRETVTTVAREFPDIGLTHMYVDNAAMQLVKNPGQFDVILCGNMFGDIISDECAMITGSMGLLASASLNEKKFGLYEPAGGSAPDIAGKGIANPIAQILSVAMMLRYSCGQAPAADAIESAIDRVLARQIFTADMAGKGTPVNTRGMGDAIIKELSIDG, from the coding sequence GTGAACCACATCGCAGTATTACCCGGGGATGGTATCGGACCCGAAATCATGGAACAGGCAGTCAAAGTACTTGACCGGGCTGGGCAGTTATATGGATTCAAACTGGAATATGAATATGCAGATGTGGGGGGCGCTGCCATAGACAGCCATAATAAAGCCCTGCCATCTGCCACACTGGCATTGTGTGAGGCCAGCGATGCCATTTTGTTCGGTTCCGTGGGCGGCCCGAAATGGGAACACCTGCCTCCGGAACAACAGCCGGAACGAGGGGCCTTACTGCCTTTGAGAAAACATTTTGATCTGTATTGCAATCTGCGTCCGGCACGAGTCTTTTCATCCCTGGCCGCAGCCTCTCCTTTGCGGGCGGATATTGTTCAAAACGGGTTTGATATACTTTGTGTCCGGGAGCTGACCGGCGGCATCTATTTTGGAGAACCCAAAGGCAGAAAAGGAACGGGTAAGGATGAATATGCCTTTGACACCATGGTCTATTCCCGGTTCGAGATCGAACGCATTGCCAGGATGGCATTTGAGGCGGCCCGGCAAAGACGTAAACGCGTTACTTCCATTGACAAGGCCAATGTATTGTTTTCCATGGTTTTATGGCGAGAAACCGTCACAACCGTTGCCAGAGAATTTCCCGATATCGGTTTGACGCATATGTATGTGGACAATGCCGCCATGCAGCTGGTGAAAAACCCCGGGCAGTTTGATGTGATTTTGTGCGGCAATATGTTTGGCGACATTATATCAGACGAATGCGCCATGATTACCGGATCCATGGGATTACTGGCTTCTGCCAGCCTCAATGAGAAAAAATTCGGTCTGTATGAACCCGCCGGAGGATCTGCCCCGGATATCGCTGGCAAAGGAATTGCCAATCCCATTGCACAAATTTTATCCGTTGCCATGATGCTCAGGTATTCCTGTGGCCAGGCCCCGGCCGCAGATGCCATTGAATCCGCCATTGACCGGGTCCTGGCCCGTCAGATATTTACTGCGGATATGGCGGGTAAAGGGACCCCGGTCAACACCAGAGGAATGGGAGATGCCATTATAAAAGAACTGTCAATCGACGGGTAA
- the qmoC gene encoding quinone-interacting membrane-bound oxidoreductase complex subunit QmoC: MTETYLAQPDLGFIAQIRGLGGDTLKKCYQCATCSVACPISPENSPFPRKEMIAASWGLKDRLIKNGDIWLCHNCGDCTDLCPRGAAPGDVLAAIRAAAITEYAQPKALAKAVNDPKKLPWLLGIPAIWFAILAYITMAQSDVMTKIFNVFGIAWSHAHEGVIAQANFFSTWFVDLTFVPLATAVVIIFLLSLRRFITDIHENAVMEGKTDKKNIDYKSLVQALVKTVPTILKHEKFNECETNKERATPHMMVLFSFIGLFIVTGIFFFVLYVFQTPGPYSQLNPVKWLGNIAGVALVIGSGLMIKSRLDNKDQVSTYKDWYILGIVFALGVTGMLTQMARLAHLEWTSYILYYLHLIAIFNLFAFLPFSKMAHLVYRTTAMAYAEYSNRK, encoded by the coding sequence ATGACTGAAACATACCTTGCCCAACCCGATCTGGGGTTTATTGCACAGATCCGCGGTCTTGGCGGAGACACCCTGAAAAAATGTTACCAGTGCGCCACCTGTTCCGTGGCCTGCCCCATTTCTCCGGAAAACAGCCCGTTTCCCAGAAAAGAGATGATCGCAGCGTCCTGGGGATTGAAAGACCGGCTCATTAAAAACGGGGACATCTGGCTGTGTCATAATTGCGGTGACTGTACGGACCTGTGCCCCCGAGGCGCGGCTCCGGGTGATGTACTGGCGGCGATCCGTGCTGCAGCCATCACTGAATATGCCCAGCCCAAAGCATTGGCCAAAGCGGTGAATGATCCCAAAAAGCTCCCCTGGCTGCTGGGGATTCCGGCCATCTGGTTTGCCATTCTCGCCTATATCACCATGGCCCAGAGTGATGTCATGACCAAAATATTCAACGTCTTCGGCATTGCCTGGTCCCATGCCCACGAGGGGGTCATTGCCCAGGCCAATTTCTTTTCCACCTGGTTTGTGGATCTGACGTTTGTGCCCCTGGCCACTGCCGTGGTCATCATTTTTCTGCTGAGTCTGCGGCGGTTTATCACGGATATCCATGAAAATGCCGTGATGGAGGGAAAAACCGACAAAAAGAATATTGACTATAAATCTTTGGTTCAGGCGCTGGTAAAAACCGTTCCCACCATTCTTAAACATGAAAAATTCAATGAATGCGAAACCAACAAGGAACGGGCCACGCCTCATATGATGGTTTTGTTTTCCTTTATCGGTCTGTTCATTGTCACCGGTATTTTCTTTTTCGTGCTGTATGTGTTCCAGACTCCGGGACCTTACTCCCAGTTGAACCCGGTCAAATGGCTGGGCAACATTGCCGGTGTGGCTCTGGTAATCGGATCGGGTCTGATGATCAAAAGCCGTCTGGATAACAAAGACCAGGTCAGCACGTATAAAGACTGGTATATTCTGGGGATTGTCTTTGCCCTTGGCGTCACAGGCATGTTGACCCAGATGGCCCGCCTGGCCCATTTGGAATGGACGTCCTACATTCTGTATTACCTGCACCTGATTGCCATATTCAATCTGTTCGCTTTTCTGCCGTTCTCAAAAATGGCCCATCTGGTGTACAGAACGACAGCCATGGCGTATGCAGAGTACAGCAACCGGAAATAA
- a CDS encoding FAD-dependent oxidoreductase produces the protein MDKKYGVYICTGCGIGDTLDMEDLVEIPEEEGLNCTTHPFLCSKEGVALIQKDVDDGKVNAMVIGACSRRVNFDVFRFDNCIVERVNLREGVVWPHSRETYPALTEEQKEDEEHFDRIQMKAEDYIRMGMIRLEKVKLPIPYLPESFSKKILVLGGGVTGMAAALDAAKTGYDVTIVEKTEALGGYAAKLRSQMPVSAPFETLQAPVADKLIQEIQGYPNIDVRTGCEVARIAGQPGEFTVTFKKPGERIPFDVPFPLPEEMLVDETGKELDPEAAHAKFLEYNEGRKDILNLDPDGELYGAVILAAGWRPADLSKMGIDHLGFDLPDVVSNHEFEQIAAKGKIARPSDGKPAKNVVFIQSPGKDEDDADFDYCGSVTSQVALKQARYVTEDYTDGKAFVIYQHMRTPGLQEYFYKSMQQEDGVFMTKGSVTEVKTQGNGLEVTAVNTLLGENLALKADMVVIAGGMVPVTKDDPVVNLAYRQGPGFRDNDIFGQYADSNYICFPYETQRTGIYAAGAIRRAMTIEESIEDAAGAALKAIQCVESANRGMSVHPRSGDMTFPEFFFQRCTQCKRCTVECPFGALDDDAKGTPKANPTRCRRCGTCMGACPERIISFADYTIDSIGSQIKAVKVPSEDDFDEPPFRFLALICENDAFPALDMVGLNRIDYSPDVRFIPVRCLGSVNTIWIKDALAQGMDGVILIGCKHGDDYQCHFVKGSELAEVRVKKIGDALSSLALEEERVAFVEVAIDEYDKLPKIINDFVEEVDALGPNPFKGF, from the coding sequence ATGGATAAAAAATACGGCGTATATATCTGCACAGGTTGCGGAATCGGAGACACCCTGGATATGGAAGATCTGGTGGAGATCCCTGAGGAAGAAGGATTGAACTGTACCACGCATCCTTTCCTGTGTTCCAAGGAAGGCGTGGCCCTCATCCAGAAAGATGTGGATGACGGCAAGGTGAATGCCATGGTGATCGGTGCCTGTTCCCGCCGGGTCAACTTTGATGTGTTCCGGTTCGATAACTGCATCGTGGAACGGGTCAACCTCAGAGAAGGCGTGGTATGGCCGCACTCCAGGGAAACCTACCCGGCTTTGACCGAAGAACAGAAAGAGGATGAAGAACATTTTGACCGGATTCAGATGAAAGCGGAAGATTACATCCGGATGGGAATGATCCGTCTGGAAAAAGTAAAACTGCCGATCCCTTATCTACCGGAATCTTTTTCCAAGAAAATTCTGGTTTTAGGTGGGGGTGTCACCGGCATGGCAGCGGCATTGGATGCGGCCAAGACCGGGTATGATGTGACCATTGTCGAGAAAACCGAGGCCCTGGGCGGGTACGCCGCCAAATTACGGAGTCAGATGCCGGTATCTGCGCCTTTTGAAACCCTGCAGGCCCCCGTGGCGGACAAACTGATTCAGGAAATTCAGGGATATCCCAATATCGATGTCAGAACCGGTTGTGAAGTGGCACGGATTGCCGGTCAACCCGGCGAGTTCACCGTGACCTTTAAAAAACCCGGAGAAAGAATCCCTTTTGATGTGCCGTTCCCCCTGCCTGAAGAGATGTTGGTGGATGAAACCGGCAAGGAACTGGATCCGGAAGCGGCCCATGCCAAATTTCTGGAATACAATGAAGGCCGGAAGGATATTCTCAATCTGGACCCGGATGGTGAGCTCTACGGCGCAGTCATTCTGGCGGCCGGATGGCGGCCTGCCGACCTGTCGAAAATGGGTATTGATCATCTGGGATTCGACCTTCCGGATGTGGTGAGCAACCATGAATTTGAGCAGATTGCCGCCAAAGGCAAAATTGCAAGACCCTCCGACGGCAAGCCGGCCAAAAATGTGGTGTTCATCCAGTCCCCCGGCAAGGATGAGGATGATGCCGATTTTGACTATTGCGGGTCCGTCACCTCACAGGTTGCTTTAAAACAGGCCCGGTATGTCACGGAAGATTATACAGACGGCAAAGCCTTTGTGATTTACCAGCACATGCGGACCCCCGGGCTGCAGGAATATTTTTACAAGAGCATGCAGCAGGAAGACGGCGTATTCATGACCAAAGGGTCGGTCACTGAAGTCAAAACCCAGGGAAATGGCCTGGAGGTGACTGCGGTAAACACCCTTTTAGGCGAAAATCTGGCGTTGAAAGCGGACATGGTCGTCATTGCCGGCGGCATGGTCCCGGTCACCAAGGATGATCCCGTAGTGAACCTGGCCTACCGCCAGGGACCGGGGTTCCGTGACAATGATATTTTCGGCCAGTATGCCGACTCTAACTATATCTGTTTTCCCTATGAAACCCAGAGAACCGGAATTTATGCGGCCGGTGCCATTCGCCGGGCCATGACCATTGAAGAATCCATTGAAGATGCCGCCGGTGCCGCTCTTAAAGCCATCCAGTGTGTTGAAAGTGCCAACCGGGGTATGTCGGTCCATCCCAGATCCGGGGATATGACGTTTCCGGAATTTTTCTTCCAGAGATGTACCCAGTGCAAACGCTGTACCGTGGAATGCCCGTTCGGTGCGCTGGATGATGATGCCAAGGGAACCCCGAAAGCCAATCCGACCCGGTGCCGCCGGTGTGGCACCTGCATGGGGGCCTGCCCGGAACGAATTATTTCGTTTGCCGACTACACCATTGACTCCATCGGTTCTCAGATCAAAGCCGTCAAAGTGCCTTCCGAAGATGACTTTGATGAACCGCCTTTCCGTTTCCTGGCACTGATCTGTGAAAACGATGCCTTCCCGGCCCTGGATATGGTGGGGTTGAACCGGATCGACTATTCACCGGATGTTCGTTTCATACCGGTTCGGTGCTTAGGGTCCGTCAACACCATCTGGATCAAAGATGCCCTGGCCCAGGGAATGGACGGCGTGATTCTCATCGGCTGCAAGCACGGCGATGATTACCAGTGCCATTTTGTCAAAGGCTCCGAACTGGCGGAGGTCCGGGTGAAAAAAATCGGAGATGCCCTGTCCAGCCTGGCTCTGGAAGAGGAACGCGTGGCGTTTGTAGAAGTGGCCATTGACGAATACGACAAACTGCCCAAGATCATCAATGATTTTGTTGAAGAAGTGGATGCCCTGGGTCCCAACCCGTTCAAGGGTTTCTAA
- a CDS encoding CoB--CoM heterodisulfide reductase iron-sulfur subunit A family protein yields the protein MTTDNSAPVSGSIMVVGGGISGLTTALEAAEVGYEVFLVEKEASLGGRVSQLKHYFPKLCPPTCGLEINYRRIKDNKHIKVLTMTEVQNVDGSPGDYTVTVKTAPRYVNENCTACGECAKVCETEISNEFNFGMDRRKAAYLPHNMAFPMRYVMDPSMSTDDRDKVKQACKYDAVDFDMEEKTIDLKVGAIVWNTGWKPYDATRIDNLGFGRYQNVVTNMMLERLASLNGPTQGKIVRPSDDKAPETIAFAQCAGSRDENHLPYCSYICCMASLKHATYLREQYPDAKIYIYYIDLRTPGLKYERFYAKLKEDKNIFFVKGKVAEVSEEDGTGNINLVAEDTISGDKIRQTVDLLVLATGMQPTAAVDKPAADLTFDADGFIVNDFSKGGMFAAGCANKPADVVTSNQNATGMALKAIQTLVRR from the coding sequence ATGACAACAGATAATTCAGCTCCGGTCAGTGGAAGTATTATGGTGGTTGGTGGGGGGATCAGCGGCCTGACAACCGCCCTGGAAGCCGCTGAAGTGGGCTATGAGGTCTTCCTTGTGGAAAAGGAAGCATCCCTTGGTGGAAGAGTGTCTCAGCTCAAACACTATTTTCCGAAACTCTGCCCGCCCACATGCGGACTTGAAATCAACTACCGGCGGATCAAAGACAACAAGCACATCAAAGTCCTCACCATGACCGAAGTCCAGAATGTGGACGGCAGTCCCGGGGATTATACCGTAACGGTTAAAACCGCGCCCCGGTATGTGAACGAGAACTGCACGGCCTGCGGGGAATGCGCCAAAGTCTGTGAAACTGAAATTTCCAATGAATTCAATTTTGGCATGGACCGCCGGAAAGCTGCCTACCTGCCCCACAACATGGCCTTTCCCATGCGCTATGTCATGGATCCGTCCATGAGCACGGATGACCGTGACAAGGTGAAACAAGCCTGTAAATATGACGCCGTCGACTTTGACATGGAAGAAAAAACCATTGATCTGAAAGTGGGTGCCATTGTCTGGAACACCGGATGGAAACCATATGACGCCACCCGGATCGACAACTTAGGATTCGGCCGGTACCAGAATGTGGTCACCAACATGATGCTGGAAAGACTGGCGTCACTGAACGGCCCCACCCAGGGAAAAATTGTCCGGCCGTCGGACGACAAAGCGCCTGAAACCATTGCGTTTGCCCAGTGTGCCGGATCCAGGGACGAGAACCATCTGCCCTACTGCTCTTATATCTGCTGCATGGCATCTCTGAAACACGCGACGTATCTGCGGGAACAGTATCCGGATGCCAAAATCTACATCTACTATATCGATCTGCGGACTCCGGGTCTGAAATACGAACGATTCTATGCCAAACTCAAGGAAGACAAAAACATCTTTTTTGTGAAGGGAAAAGTGGCTGAAGTCAGTGAAGAAGACGGCACCGGCAATATCAACCTGGTGGCAGAAGATACCATTTCCGGCGATAAAATCCGGCAGACAGTGGATCTTCTGGTACTGGCCACCGGCATGCAGCCCACGGCCGCCGTTGACAAACCTGCCGCGGACCTGACTTTTGATGCGGATGGATTTATCGTCAACGACTTTTCAAAAGGCGGTATGTTTGCGGCAGGATGCGCCAACAAGCCGGCCGATGTTGTCACATCCAACCAGAATGCTACCGGCATGGCACTTAAAGCCATTCAGACCCTTGTAAGGAGGTAA